The following is a genomic window from Burkholderiaceae bacterium DAT-1.
GTTTGTATGCCCGCCCGGATAGCAGCATTCAGCTGACCTCGCTTGATCAGGCAAAGCCCTATACGATCGGGGTGCTCCGCGGGTCAGTGTTGTCCCGCCAGCTGGCCGAGCGTGGCTTGAAAATCGAGGAAGGGAATGATTCTGCAAGCAGCATGAAAAAGCTGCTGGCGGGAAGAATCGACCTCTGGGCGGAAAACAGTCTGGCCGCACAGTTCAATCTCGAAGCTGCGGGCAACCCCGCCTTGAAAACCGCCCTGATCATTGCACCCATCGATGGATTCATTGCCTGCAATCGTGCCGTCGGCGACAAGGACATCTCCCGGCTGGATGCCACTGTGCGCAATCTGCGGAACAATGGGGCACTGCATGGCTTCGGCTTTTAGGAACGCCTAGCTGCGCCGCCTCGCCAGCACCCGATCCAGCTGATTGGCAAACGCCTGCCGGTCCGCCGCGGAATGCGCGCTGGGGCCACCCGTTTCCACGCCGCTATTACGCAGCTCCTGCATGAAATTACGCACGCTCAGGCGTTCGTCGATATTGCGTTTGTCGATGATTTCGCCACGCGGGTCGATGACGATGGCGCCATTGGCAATCACCAGCGCTGCCAGCGGAATATCCGCCGTGATCACCACATCACCCGCTACCGCTTCCTGTGCAATGCGCTGATCCGCCACATCGAAGCCGGATGGCACCTGTACTGCCTTGATCCAGGGCGACGGCGGCACCCGCAGCAACTGGTTGGCGATCAGCGTCACCGGGACTTTGGCGCGGTCTGCCGCACGAAACAAGATTTCCTTGATGGCTACGGGACAGGCGTCCGCGTCTACCCAGATATTCATGCACATACTTTCAATCGATTCTGCCGCCCACCCATCCGGACAGCCACTGCACACATGATATCGGAGTTCACGTTAGGCGGGCGAGCCTGCACTGTGCTTGCCCTCCATCTATAAATATTGAACACATATCGCCAAAACAGGTGTCGAAACGGGGCCAGCGTGGGCATTCTGCATTTCATGACATCCGGCAAAACCGTGACCGAACTGCGCGACAAGCAGGAAATCCGCTTGCGCAGGGCCGCGCTCGGCTTGCTGGCGTACATGATTCCGCTCGGGTGCACGCTGATCAGTGCACTGCTGGGCATGACGCCCTGGCTATCCGTCATCATCATGTCCACGGGCATGCTGCTGGCGTGCGGCTCTGTCATTTACATGGTGAAGCACGGCTGGAACCTGAAGTTCTCCGACCCTAGCCTGACCAAATTCCAGCTGATTATTTCAGGCTTCGTGATCATGCCCTCCGTGCATTTCATGGGTAGCGAGCGCGAGATCATTATGCTATCGATGGCCGTGGCACTGAGTTTCGGTGCATTCCGGCTAAGCGG
Proteins encoded in this region:
- a CDS encoding transporter substrate-binding domain-containing protein, which gives rise to MVEIKDGQKPEGTGVDVIDKISQQSGIPIQIEVVPLARAFANIESQPRGCGIGTTRTPTNEPQFKWAGPIVRQTARLYARPDSSIQLTSLDQAKPYTIGVLRGSVLSRQLAERGLKIEEGNDSASSMKKLLAGRIDLWAENSLAAQFNLEAAGNPALKTALIIAPIDGFIACNRAVGDKDISRLDATVRNLRNNGALHGFGF
- a CDS encoding YaiI/YqxD family protein, encoding MNIWVDADACPVAIKEILFRAADRAKVPVTLIANQLLRVPPSPWIKAVQVPSGFDVADQRIAQEAVAGDVVITADIPLAALVIANGAIVIDPRGEIIDKRNIDERLSVRNFMQELRNSGVETGGPSAHSAADRQAFANQLDRVLARRRS